The genomic window tctctGCGTACTAGTATGTTACGATAATGTTGAATTTTTTGTCTTGTCTTGTTTATCTACAAGATGAGACATCAGAAAGGTCTAATCTAACTCTTTCGGTTGAAGAAAACACTACTGGCTATGAACCACTATATGTACCAACAATTTGGCATATACTtttgttataaaattgttttgttcttttgctcTTTCATACCTCATGCTGAACTGTTTGTCTGGTGATCTTTTCATACTTTGTTTACTTACCTGATGGAGGGACAGTCAGAGCAATGTACCAAGtcccttttcttttgtatttccttttgtttatttcttttgtatctATTTGATTTAATTGGATTTACTTTGGGGATCTTATATAGtttgtattacatttattatggAGTCATTGCTAATTATATTCATGGTTGTTTCAGGTGATAATCTACTGAAGTTTAAGTCGAATAAAGCTTGGATAGCAGCACAAGAGCATTTTAATGTCACAACAATTTATTCAACTTAAACTATGGAGAAACTATTGAAGCCTACCCATCTGGATCTGGACCCCAGCTCCTCTTCTGCAGCAAAGGAATGGCGGCATTGGCACAAGACGTTTTCCAACTTTATTCAGGAATGTGGTGAAATGGCTCCAAATAAACTAAGGACACTCGTGAACTATGTCAGTCTTAATATGTATGACTACATTGAGGAGTGTGTGAATTATGATACTGCCATTTCCACTTTGGAAAAGTTATATATTaaggcacctaataaaatattctccaGGCATTTACTTGCTACTCGCCAACAAAAGGCAGGAGAAACTTTGGATGAGTTTTTGAGAGAATTGCGTAAATTAGGCAAGGACTGTAATTTGAAGGCAGTTAGTACAGAACAGTACAGAGAGGAGCTGATCAGGGATGCTTTTATAAATGGCTTGGCCTCACCTATGATTCGGCAGCGTCTTCTTGAAAACAAAACTCTAGACTTACAGGCAGCTTACGACCAGGCTTACTCTTTAGACCTTGCGCAACGTAATGCTAGTTTTTACAGTCACATGCTTCCTCATGTTGGGCATACTGCTGCTGTAGTTACCCCTGATCATGCTCTTATTGCAGATGATCATGTGAAGAGTGGACCAATGTCTGAGAGCTGTGAGGTAACTGCTGGAAATCAAGTATTAGCAGCTACTCTGTCCATGAAGAGAAAGTGCTTTTTTTTGTGGAGGTCCCTATCATATTCATGCACACTGTCCAGGTCGGGATTCCATTTGCAATAAATGTGGTAGGAAGGGGCATTTTGCAAAAGCGTGCCTGTCCAAACAATCTGCATATGGAGGTAAATCTACAGCAGCTACAGTATTTGATCCCTCACAGTCATCAATTGTTGCGGCTAACGCTGGGACCACTATTCCTCAGACCCTCTATCGGGCAGCTACCACAACAACAATCAATGGACGGAAGTTGACAGCCCTTGTCAACTCGTGCAGTGATGATAGTTATATAGATGCAGATGTAGCATGGGATTTAAAGCAGCCAATACATCCCACCGATAAAGACGTCGGTTTAGCACAGAAATCTTTGCATACAAACTCTCCAGGTTATGTCAATGTGGACTTGACTCTTCATCTTAATGGAGAAACTTATCCATCCACGCGTCTAGCCGTAATGAAGGATTTATGTTCGGGAGTATTACTTGGTCAGGACTTCCAAGAACAGCATCAGAAAGTGACTTTTGAATACGGTGGACCGAAACCTGCGCTCAACTTATCTGGTGCTAACTCCTACTGTTCGTTGGCAGCCGCTGCTGTGGATGAGCCTTCTATCTTCCAGCATTTGTTACCTAATTGTAAGCCTATTGTCACCAAATCAAGACACTACTGTAAAGGTGACAAAGAATTCATTGAAGCGGAGACTAGTCGTCTCTTGGCTGAGGGTGTTATTGAGGATAGCATATCACCGTGGAGTGCTCAAGTTGTGGTGGTTAAGGATCCCTTAAATCGACATAAGAAAAGGATGTGTGTCGATTATTCACAAACTATCAACCTGTATACAGAACTGGATGCTTATCCATTACCTCGGATTGACACCATGGTTAATGAACTCTCAACATATAGAGTATTTTCGACTTTTGACTTGAAAAGTGCTTACCACCAAATCCCACTAAAGGAATCAGACAAGAAGTATACAGCTTTTGAAGCCAACGGACGCCTGTACCAGTTCTATAGAGTACCTTTTGGAGTTACCAATGGAGTAGCAGTCTTTCAACGAACTATGGATAAGTTGGAGAAAGAAGAAAACTTACAAGGTGCTTTCCCATATTTGGACAATATCACTATTGCTGGACACACTCAAGAACAACATGATCAGAATGTGCAGTGCTTTCTTGAGGTCATCAACAAGAGGAACCTAACTCTCAATGCTACTAAAACTATCAAATCTGTGCGTACCATTAACATTCTTGGCTGCTGTGTAGGGAATGGTGTTATAAAGCCTGACATGGAAAGACTCCGGCCTCTACAAGAACTACCACCTCCCACTAGTCAAGGATCTTTAAAGAGGGCAATGGGTATGTTTGCTTATTATATTAAATGGATACAGAATTTTTCTGCTAAGATTCAACCACTGGCAAGAGTAAAGAAATTCCCTTTAAATGAAGAAGCTTTGCAGGCTTTTGAACTACTCAAACAGGAACTTGAAGGAGCAACACTACACTCTGTGGATGTAAATTTGCCTTTTGAGGTAGAATGTGATGCCTCTGAAGTAGCAGTCTCGGCAGTACTCAACCAGAGTGGCAGGCCTGTGGCCTTCATGTCTAGGACTTTACAAGGAAGTGAAGTACACTATCACATCATAGAAAAGGAAGCCATGGCTATCGTGGAAGCTGTACGTAAGTGGAGTCATTTCCTTGCTAGACAGCACTTTGATCTCGTTACAGACCAATGTTCAGTGGCCTTCATGTTCGATAACAGGAAACGCACTAAAGTTAAGAATGATAAGATCCAGGGATGGAGGATGGAACTCGCAGCCTTCAGTTATACAGTACATTATCGCCCCGGTAAAGAGAATGTGGTTCCTGAGGCCTTCACCCAAGCTTTTTGTGGTTCTGTGCTTTCCACGTCATCTACCCTCACTGAACTACATGGGAATCTGTGCCATCCAGGAGTGATTCGCTTATTGCACTTTGTGAGATCGAAAAATCTTCCCTTTTCCACTGAGGACGTTAAGAAGGTCTGTGCTTCCTGCAGGATATGTACCGAGTTGAAACCGAGGTTCTACAAACTCCAAGAAGGAACACTCATCAAGGCGACACAACCAATGGAGAGATTAAGCATTGAATTTAAGGGACCAGTTCCGACGGCCTCACGCAACCCCTATCTACTTATTGTGGTTGATGAATATTCTCGTTTTCCTTTCGCTTTTCCGTGTCCCAACATGAACACAACTACAGTGATTAAGTGCTTAGAATAAATATTCAGCCTGTGTGGGATGCCTCAGTATATACATTCAGATCAAGGAACCTCATTCATGTCCAGGGAGCTCAAAACCTATCTCGCACAGAAGGGAGTTGCGACAAGTCAAACTACCCCATTTCACCCAATCGGTAATGGGCAAGTGGAGCGGTTCAACGGTATTGTATGGAAGTCAATCCAGCTGGCACTCAAGTCCCGAAATCTTCCCGATCAGCGCTGGGAATTAGTACTCACTGATGTTGATGTGCTACATTCACTTAGATCCCTTCTGTCCTCTGTCGACAGCAACTAATTTCACACCCCATGAACGGTTTTTTGGATTTCCGCGCCGCTCATCCTCTGGGAGCTCTCTGCCTTCATGGCTTATGTCGTCAGGACCGTTATTACTGAGGAGGTTTGTCAGAACAACCAAAAATGAACCCCTGGTGGATGAAGTTGAACTATTAGATGCTAACCCAACATGTGCTAACATTATACTCCAGCGGACGAGAGTTGACAGTTTCTATACGTGACGGGATTATTCTGTTGCTGAAAGTCAAGAACTACCCACTGTTCCGTTGTCACCAGGGGCCATACAATCTCACTCTCCAGTGTCACCCACAGTGACCCATCAAGAGTTTCCAGAGGGCATGGAACTTCACCCAGAAGCTGAGATTTGAACAGAGGCTGCATTGCCTCCAGTACGGAGATCAACCCGGGTGTCAAGGGCTCCGGACCAATACGGATGGGATTGATTACTTATGAAGTGATGTAACCAATTTTATATCTAGAGGGGAAGaatgttataaaattgttttgttcttttgctcTTTCATACCTCATGCTGAACTGTTTGTCTGTGATCTTTTCATACTTTGTTTGCTTACCTGATGGAGGGACAGTCAGAGCAATGTACCAAgtaattcccttttcttttgtatttccttttgtttatttcttttgtatcgATTTGATTTAATTAGATTTACTTTGGGGATCTTATATAGtttgtattacatttattatggGGTCATTGCTAATTATATTCATGGTTGTTTCAGGTAATAATCTACTGAAGTTTAAGTTGAATAAAGCTTGGATAGCAGCAGGCAAGCCTTTTAATGTCCCAACAACTTTATTTAAAAACTTCGAGTACAATGCAATattacattaaaagaaaagtCTTAGATAACAATAGCTATAAATTCGATAAAACAATATGAGCTTGCACAATCACATACACACGAACGTACACGCAGACATGCATAGatacataatcaatcaatcaagcaatatCAATTCCTGAGGGATATGAGAATGTCCTGTTCCTTCGCAAAATTCGACAAGGGAACGTTCTGAGAGGTGAGGTCGACCTCATGTCCCTCTGGCGGCGAGAAAGTGAAGTTCTGGAACAGCGCCGCTGAGAAGATGCTCAGTTCCATCCTGGCCAGAGATTCTCCCAAACAGCTTCTTTTTCCTGGGAGGAGGAATGGATACATAGGTAAGAATGGATAAATTAAGAACGATAGGGTAAAGGAATAATTGGCTTTATTGGAGGGTAGAAAGACGAGGTTATGGGAAActcctaatgataataataacaatagttttAGATGGACAAGGAAGCTTTTATGAAGCTACAAAATGccataaatcatataaaatagGTCCACATCTTCCTACACTTACCTATCAAAAACGGAGCGAATCCTTCCTTGTGGGAAATGAATTTTCCATCCTCGTCCAGGAACCTTTCGATCTTAAACTCCTGGGGACTCTCCCAATACCGTGGATCCTGATGGGAAATTCCTGTCATATTGAAGACAATCGCGCCCTGAGAAtggaaagtgaaaagaaaaatagaataagaagatatgtatatcttattttctttaaGAGTTCCCTTAAAGAGCGTGGCTGCCACATGTCTTTCTTGAGATGGGGTTGCAAGCTATACGCCCTTTCCTTGACTTCCTATGTCAGTACTTCTT from Macrobrachium nipponense isolate FS-2020 chromosome 23, ASM1510439v2, whole genome shotgun sequence includes these protein-coding regions:
- the LOC135197465 gene encoding uncharacterized protein LOC135197465, whose translation is MEKLLKPTHLDLDPSSSSAAKEWRHWHKTFSNFIQECGEMAPNKLRTLVNYVSLNMYDYIEECVNYDTAISTLEKLYIKAPNKIFSRHLLATRQQKAGETLDEFLRELRKLGKDCNLKAVSTEQYREELIRDAFINGLASPMIRQRLLENKTLDLQAAYDQAYSLDLAQRNASFYSHMLPHVGHTAAVVTPDHALIADDHVKSGPMSESCRDSICNKCGRKGHFAKACLSKQSAYGGKSTAATVFDPSQSSIVAANAGTTIPQTLYRAATTTTINGRKLTALVNSCSDDSYIDADVAWDLKQPIHPTDKDVGLAQKSLHTNSPGYVNVDLTLHLNGETYPSTRLAVMKDLCSGVLLGQDFQEQHQKVTFEYGGPKPALNLSGANSYCSLAAAAVDEPSIFQHLLPNCKPIVTKSRHYCKGDKEFIEAETSRLLAEGVIEDSISPWSAQVVVVKDPLNRHKKRMCVDYSQTINLYTELDAYPLPRIDTMVNELSTYRVFSTFDLKSAYHQIPLKESDKKYTAFEANGRLYQFYRVPFGVTNGVAVFQRTMDKLEKEENLQGAFPYLDNITIAGHTQEQHDQNVQCFLEVINKRNLTLNATKTIKSVRTINILGCCVGNGVIKPDMERLRPLQELPPPTSQGSLKRAMGMFAYYIKWIQNFSAKIQPLARVKKFPLNEEALQAFELLKQELEGATLHSVDVNLPFEVECDASEVAVSAVLNQSGRPVAFMSRTLQGSEVHYHIIEKEAMAIVEAVRNNLLKFKLNKAWIAAGKPFNVPTTLFKNFEYNAILH